From Oscillospiraceae bacterium CM, a single genomic window includes:
- a CDS encoding alpha/beta-type small acid-soluble spore protein: protein MSGRNSIMSDNLKMEIAKELGVNDIVQNGGWGDVSSRDCGNIVKKAIEMAERSVSGK from the coding sequence ATGAGCGGAAGGAACAGCATCATGTCCGACAATCTGAAGATGGAGATCGCCAAGGAGCTTGGCGTTAACGATATTGTTCAAAACGGCGGCTGGGGCGACGTCTCGTCGCGTGACTGCGGCAATATCGTTAAAAAAGCCATTGAAATGGCCGAGCGCAGCGTCAGCGGCAAATAG
- the thiT gene encoding energy-coupled thiamine transporter ThiT yields MKRKTTLILVECAMMIAMSVVLSFIKLYEFPQGGAVTLASMAPLVLVSYRHGVKWGLAAAFVYSLLQMILPPGFYPPPAKTFMAFAGVVLLDYVIAFTVLGTAAFFGKPFKNKVISAAVGAVAVTVLRLTCHFFSGILIWGSYAPEGTPVWLYSLTYNGTYMVWEIIITAVVVAILVPVLDRIDRNRNRTA; encoded by the coding sequence ATGAAAAGAAAAACAACCCTCATTTTAGTTGAGTGCGCAATGATGATCGCCATGTCGGTCGTGCTGAGCTTTATCAAGCTCTATGAGTTTCCACAGGGCGGCGCCGTCACGCTGGCCAGCATGGCACCCTTAGTCCTCGTGTCATATCGTCATGGCGTCAAATGGGGCCTTGCCGCAGCCTTTGTATACAGCCTCTTGCAGATGATTTTGCCCCCCGGCTTCTACCCGCCCCCGGCCAAGACCTTTATGGCGTTTGCCGGCGTCGTCTTACTGGACTATGTTATCGCCTTTACCGTGCTCGGCACAGCAGCTTTCTTTGGGAAGCCCTTTAAAAACAAGGTGATCAGTGCTGCGGTGGGTGCTGTGGCCGTCACAGTCTTGCGGCTAACTTGCCATTTTTTCAGCGGCATCCTCATCTGGGGCAGCTACGCCCCCGAAGGGACGCCCGTGTGGCTGTATTCGCTGACCTATAACGGCACCTATATGGTGTGGGAAATCATCATTACCGCCGTAGTTGTTGCCATTCTTGTCCCGGTTCTCGACAGAATCGACCGCAATCGCAACAGAACAGCCTAG
- a CDS encoding RNA-binding transcriptional accessory protein, with translation MDIKSLLAAAFKLKPEHVANIISLLDDGNTIPFIARYRKEMTGSCDDQVLRELSDRLTYLRSLEKRKEEVKESIAAQEKLTDDLRAAIDSAAALSEVEDIYRPYRPKRRTRATMAREKGLGTLAEIVLAQRLKKGSLADIASPYIDAEKGVTTWEEALSGAMDIVAEEISDDAACRKHLRALLYREGRLVSKAVKAEKSVYEMYADYSEPVSRIPSHRILAINRGEKEDFLKVGIELNDDSAIKILVDAFAVPGSVTTETVASCAEDAWKRLIAPSVEREVRGELTDKASEQAIRMFALNLKPLLLQPPVKNKVILGLDPAYRTGCKIAVVSETGKVLDTTVVYPTPPQKKTEEAKRDLKRLIEKHKVDAIAIGNGTASKESELFIAELISELDRPVGYMVVSEAGASVYSASKLGAEEFPDFDVTQRSAVSIARRLLDPLAELVKIDPKAIGVGQYQHDMPPARLDDALGGVVEDCVNNVGVDLNTASMYLLTYISGLNATVAKNIVAYRDEQGHFKSRPELKKVSKLGPKAYEQSVGFLRIPGGKNVLDNTGVHPESYAAAEQLLTLLNLTMADKAGLAALGARVTEYGETQAAAAVGVGVPTLRDIVRELQKPGRDLRDELPPPMLRTDVMDMSDLMPGMELTGTVRNVIDFGVFVDIGVHQDGLVHISEVTDRYIKHPSEIVKVGDVVTVTVLGVDQAKKRISLSMKKRDKAGRQA, from the coding sequence ATGGATATCAAATCGCTGCTGGCCGCCGCGTTTAAGCTGAAGCCTGAGCATGTGGCCAATATTATTTCACTTCTTGACGACGGGAACACCATTCCGTTTATTGCCCGCTACCGCAAAGAGATGACAGGCTCCTGCGACGACCAGGTCCTTCGGGAATTAAGCGACCGATTAACGTATCTGCGCAGTCTTGAAAAGCGCAAGGAAGAGGTCAAGGAGAGTATCGCCGCGCAGGAGAAGCTAACGGATGACTTGAGGGCAGCCATAGATAGCGCGGCGGCGCTATCCGAGGTTGAGGATATTTATCGCCCCTACCGGCCAAAGCGCCGGACACGCGCGACAATGGCGCGGGAAAAAGGGCTGGGGACACTTGCGGAAATCGTTTTGGCGCAACGCCTAAAAAAAGGCAGCCTTGCTGATATCGCATCCCCCTATATCGACGCCGAGAAAGGTGTTACAACATGGGAAGAGGCGCTCTCCGGCGCGATGGACATCGTCGCCGAGGAAATCTCCGACGATGCCGCATGCCGTAAGCACCTGCGCGCCTTGCTGTACCGGGAAGGCAGGCTTGTTTCAAAAGCGGTGAAGGCGGAGAAATCCGTTTATGAAATGTATGCCGATTATTCAGAGCCTGTCAGCCGGATACCGAGCCATCGGATATTGGCGATCAACCGGGGCGAAAAAGAGGATTTTCTAAAGGTCGGAATTGAACTGAACGACGATTCAGCGATAAAAATTCTCGTTGACGCTTTTGCAGTCCCCGGTTCCGTGACGACGGAGACAGTTGCTTCATGTGCCGAGGACGCCTGGAAAAGGCTCATCGCGCCGTCAGTCGAGCGCGAGGTGCGGGGGGAGCTGACGGACAAAGCCTCTGAACAGGCCATCCGGATGTTTGCGCTGAATTTAAAGCCATTGCTCTTGCAGCCACCCGTTAAAAACAAGGTCATTTTGGGGCTTGACCCCGCCTACCGAACGGGGTGCAAAATTGCCGTCGTCAGTGAGACGGGCAAGGTGCTTGACACAACGGTTGTCTACCCCACGCCACCGCAGAAAAAGACGGAGGAAGCCAAGCGCGACCTGAAAAGGCTCATTGAAAAGCACAAGGTTGACGCGATTGCCATCGGCAACGGCACAGCCTCCAAGGAGTCTGAGCTTTTTATCGCCGAGCTGATTTCAGAGCTGGATCGACCCGTCGGATACATGGTGGTGAGCGAGGCAGGGGCGTCTGTCTACTCGGCGTCGAAGCTGGGGGCGGAGGAGTTCCCCGATTTCGATGTGACGCAAAGAAGTGCCGTGTCCATCGCGCGGCGGCTTCTTGACCCGCTGGCCGAGCTTGTGAAGATCGACCCAAAAGCCATCGGCGTCGGCCAATACCAGCATGATATGCCGCCCGCGCGGCTCGACGATGCGCTCGGCGGCGTTGTAGAGGACTGCGTCAACAACGTCGGCGTTGATTTGAATACTGCTTCAATGTATTTACTGACCTATATTTCGGGTCTCAACGCGACGGTTGCGAAGAATATCGTCGCTTACCGCGACGAACAAGGGCATTTTAAAAGCAGGCCGGAGCTTAAAAAGGTTTCGAAGCTGGGGCCGAAGGCTTATGAGCAGTCTGTGGGCTTTCTGCGCATCCCTGGCGGGAAAAACGTTCTCGACAATACGGGTGTGCATCCCGAGTCCTACGCGGCGGCGGAACAGCTTTTGACGTTGCTGAATCTTACAATGGCGGACAAGGCTGGCCTTGCGGCGCTTGGCGCGCGCGTTACGGAATATGGGGAAACGCAGGCGGCTGCGGCTGTCGGCGTCGGCGTTCCGACGCTGCGCGATATTGTCCGAGAGCTGCAAAAGCCGGGGCGCGATTTGAGAGACGAGCTGCCGCCGCCGATGCTCCGGACGGATGTGATGGACATGAGTGACCTAATGCCGGGCATGGAGCTGACCGGAACGGTGCGTAATGTCATTGACTTTGGTGTTTTCGTCGACATCGGCGTCCATCAGGACGGGCTGGTGCACATCTCTGAGGTCACCGACCGCTATATTAAACACCCGTCGGAGATCGTCAAAGTCGGCGACGTTGTCACCGTCACCGTGCTCGGCGTCGATCAGGCAAAAAAACGGATATCGCTATCCATGAAAAAGCGTGATAAAGCAGGCCGACAAGCATGA
- a CDS encoding DUF4080 domain-containing protein has product MSGGCLHAVIAAINSKYIHASLAPWYLLAGLETFGDGAVSAEVVEGTVNEELAAVAARIIEKSPGVLGLSCYIWNIAFIKKLLPVIKNALPDAVIILGGPEVSYNTGDILRDEPLVDYVISGEGEMPFARLLTALTSGGSTAGIPGLCYRSGGGVAIAPPYAASDDPPNPYTEAYFMALNGRIAYLETSRGCPFACAFCLSGRTGTVRFFNLERAKRDMLLLANSGTQTVKLVDRTFNADKRRARTIFQFLIRHAGKGIPEGVSFHFEIAGELLDDETLDVLAAAPKGLFQFEIGLQSFHAPTLEAINRRTDCARLKHNIERLTALGNIHIHIDLIAGLPFEDLQCFAESFNKAFALSPHVLQLGFLKLLHGAPLREDPLVDVCRFSLVPPYEVRMTPWLTPAAFDVLQQTAEALERLYNSGRFRRTLVYVLKQSGLTPFELFSKAGEFLNAYMKKGSSLDELTARILNFFSALPGVDGAVLRDRMVCDRLATNVSGKLPSMLKMHDDRFKKAVNRLRDAEMAQGLAQNPKGTRRGYALLCSEKVLVYADYRDKDPVTGEYALTFVKLPEKDDAPT; this is encoded by the coding sequence ATGAGCGGAGGTTGCCTGCACGCCGTTATCGCCGCCATCAATTCAAAATATATCCACGCGTCACTCGCACCGTGGTATCTGCTGGCGGGGCTTGAAACGTTTGGTGACGGCGCGGTCTCAGCCGAAGTTGTTGAGGGAACAGTGAATGAAGAGCTCGCGGCTGTTGCCGCGCGAATCATTGAAAAAAGCCCGGGCGTTCTCGGGCTTTCCTGCTATATCTGGAATATCGCGTTTATCAAAAAGCTGCTGCCTGTCATCAAAAATGCGCTGCCGGACGCCGTTATCATTCTCGGCGGCCCGGAGGTCAGCTATAACACCGGAGATATTCTGCGTGACGAGCCGCTCGTGGACTACGTCATATCCGGGGAAGGCGAAATGCCCTTCGCGCGGCTTCTGACAGCGCTTACCTCCGGCGGCAGCACAGCCGGTATTCCCGGCCTCTGCTATAGGAGCGGCGGCGGTGTCGCCATCGCACCACCGTATGCCGCGTCCGACGACCCGCCCAATCCGTATACCGAGGCATATTTCATGGCGCTAAACGGAAGGATCGCTTATTTGGAGACGAGCCGGGGCTGCCCGTTTGCCTGCGCCTTCTGCCTGTCCGGCAGGACTGGCACTGTTCGCTTTTTTAATCTGGAACGGGCAAAGCGGGATATGCTGCTTTTGGCAAACAGCGGCACGCAGACCGTTAAGCTCGTTGACAGGACGTTTAACGCTGACAAGCGCCGCGCGCGGACGATTTTTCAGTTTCTAATCAGACACGCCGGAAAGGGAATTCCGGAAGGCGTCTCTTTTCATTTTGAAATTGCCGGGGAACTGTTGGACGACGAGACACTCGATGTGCTGGCGGCGGCGCCGAAGGGTTTGTTCCAGTTTGAAATCGGGTTGCAAAGCTTTCATGCGCCCACGCTTGAGGCCATCAACAGGCGGACGGATTGTGCCCGCCTTAAGCATAACATCGAGCGCCTTACAGCACTCGGCAACATCCACATTCATATTGACCTCATTGCGGGGCTTCCCTTTGAAGATTTACAGTGCTTCGCCGAGAGTTTCAACAAAGCCTTTGCTCTCTCGCCGCATGTGCTGCAGCTAGGGTTTTTAAAGCTCCTCCACGGCGCACCGCTCCGGGAAGACCCGCTTGTTGACGTATGCCGCTTCTCATTGGTACCGCCGTATGAAGTGAGGATGACGCCGTGGCTGACCCCGGCCGCTTTTGATGTATTGCAACAAACGGCAGAGGCCTTGGAACGACTCTATAACAGCGGGCGTTTTCGGCGGACACTCGTCTATGTCCTTAAGCAAAGCGGGCTGACGCCGTTTGAACTTTTTTCAAAAGCCGGGGAATTTCTTAACGCATATATGAAAAAAGGCTCGTCACTTGACGAGCTGACAGCCAGAATCCTTAATTTTTTCTCGGCGCTGCCGGGCGTTGACGGCGCTGTTTTGCGCGACCGGATGGTTTGCGACAGGCTGGCGACGAACGTATCCGGTAAGCTGCCGTCCATGCTTAAAATGCACGATGATCGATTTAAAAAGGCTGTCAACCGACTCAGAGACGCTGAAATGGCACAAGGTTTAGCACAAAACCCAAAAGGTACCCGCCGCGGGTATGCGCTGCTTTGTTCCGAAAAGGTGCTGG